The following nucleotide sequence is from Methanolinea sp..
CGTTATGAACTGTGCATCATGCTCTATTGCGGCATTGCGTATCAGAGCGTCAATCTCCCCGCCGCTGGCCAGTTTCACTTGTTCAAGGCTCGGCCGGACCCCGGTGAAGGTAAGCGAAATCACTCCTTCCTCTGCAAGCTTGCAGAGGGCCTGGAGCTCAGTGAGTCCGGAAAACCCGATCTCACGCCCCTGATTTGCCTGTGCTTCGAGTTCTGCTATTACTGCCTCGGGTATGATTATTGTTGCACCCTTATATTCACCGGAATTTATCAGTGAGGTGATACGTCCGTCGATGACGACGCTGGTATCAGGTACTAATTTCAAAAAATATCACCGTTATGGTATATGATCATTGATCTTTATTAGCATATACCTTCGAGGGATCGAATACTTTTTCAGAAATGATCTCCCCCTCGATTGTCCGGTAAAAACAGCTCCGGAAACCCGTGTGGCAGGCCGCCCCCTCCTGTTTGACAAGGTACAGGATGCAGTCCTCGTCACAGTCGACCCGTATCTCCTGGATCTTCTGGACATGTCCACTCTCTTCTCCCTTTTTCCAGAGTTTCTTCCTGCTCCGGCTGAAATAGTGGGCAAAGCCGGTCTCCCGTGTCTTTTCAACGGCTTCTGCATTGGCATAGGCAACCATCAGTACTTCCTGCGTACCGGCATCTTGGACAACAACAGGGATCAGGCCGTTAGTATAGTGTAATGCAATCATGTCATCCTCCCATCACGATTTTTAACAGGGCGAAGATAAAATCTCCAACAATGAGTGCGGACACGAACCCGAACATAATAGGAACGATGAACGGCACTCCGTAGGAGATCCAGACCCTGCCCGCCCTTTTGTAGAGTTCACGCTCACGGGTATACTCATCAGGTCTCCGTCGCATGTCGAGGGTATACACCCTCCCTTTTCCACGAACCATGTCAAGAAGCGATTCTCCAATCCCCACAAATCTGCGATTCAGAGTCTCCCCTTCTGCAGTTATCTCTTCCATAACGAACCCATAGCTCTCGCTGATTCGGTCCCCCTCAACCGGAAATCCGAGTAACAGGTAGGGAAACGGAGCCTGGTTGCCGTTTCGCAGGTTAAAGATGAGAATTCCAATCGGTGTGAAGAGGTTTACTATGACTGCATTGACCAGAGCTGTTAAGGGCAGGAACGGAAATGGCGGAACCCCGAGAATAGGGACAACCGGGAATAAGGGAACGAGAACGGTGAGAAAGATCAGTGCCCAGGCATCAGCTCCGCCAAAGAGACGAAACCGTGCGAACAGGAAGAACACCAACGAAAAAAAGGCGCTGAAGATGAGAAGCGGGAGTGCTGCCACAAGACCTTTTTCTCCGATGAGGAGGGCATAAAATAAAACGGTGAACGGCAGCCCTATGGCGAGCATGGGATACCAGGTTCTGAACGGCACCCGCCTCTCCCTGATATCGAGCATCGAAGCATAGAGAAGGGTAAGCCCGACAGCGGCTGCAGGGATGATCAGTAGGGAATTCACGGAAAACTCTCTCACAATATTGCCCCTCCCCTAATTTATGTCTCGCCTTTCTTGAACCAGGAGGAGGATAAAAAATATCAGGTTCCTATGACTACCTCCATATGGATGGGTCGGATGGACTCTCCATCCTTCCGGGGGAATAATCAATGGACAGTGCCGGAATTGTCGATGTTCTTATCAGGGAAGTGCCACCCAGGGGTACCTATTCCTATTCCAGCCTTTTACAAACGGCAAGGGAGAATGGGTTACACGGAGCGGGAATATCATCCGGCCGGGGCAGGAAGGCATACCTCCTCTTCCTCGAAGGCGAGCCGGAGGGGGCGTTGTTCTCCGATCACAAGGGAGAAATTTACGGAAACAAGGCCATTTATCTTATCCATGGGGACGACCAGTTCACCTTCTATCCCCTTAATCCAGCCGTTGTGGAACGGATCATTTTTGGTTGCAGGATCTATGACAAGAGCCATTTCACATCGTCCTATACACTTGGTATCCCCGAGATCGGGAAGAAGACAGAGGGGATCGGGAGGTTAGTCATCGTGATCAAGCGCGAGGGTGTACCTGTCCCGGACGTTGCGGTGAAGATTCGCCGGAACGGGCAGATCGTTGGGAACGACAGGACCGGACAGAGAGGCGAAGTCTCCTTCAGGCTGCTCCATGGCCCTTATGAAGTCCTGATTGTACGGAGCGAGGATGATATCGATGTTTACGAGTTTTCCTTCTCCCAGGATCTCCAGGATAAACCTCTTGACCTCGATATTGGTTAATCTTAGCATGCCAGAATAATATTCAATTAAAAAGCGTATTTTTATCGTACAATACTTTTCCAACCTCTGATTCCCCCTGGACCGGGAGAATTTAAATACGTTCAGTCAAGAGATACAGATATGGAGCGAAAGAAGATCGAGAAAAGTGATTTTGAAGCAATCATCTCAGGAACCAAGGATATCCGGGACTATATGGAGTTCGATCCCTTACAGGGTACGGTTCTCTTCCTTGGCGTTCGTACGGCAAGCAACCCTGATTACCTCGTTCGGGCAATCTACGAGATGTACGAGGCTAACCTTAACCGGAAACTGGCAGTGAAGGCAACCGTGCAGCTCTTCAGAGCCGTGGGACTGGGTTCAGTAGGTCTGAATAACTTTCTCAAAAAACTGGGAA
It contains:
- the hisI gene encoding phosphoribosyl-AMP cyclohydrolase, yielding MALHYTNGLIPVVVQDAGTQEVLMVAYANAEAVEKTRETGFAHYFSRSRKKLWKKGEESGHVQKIQEIRVDCDEDCILYLVKQEGAACHTGFRSCFYRTIEGEIISEKVFDPSKVYANKDQ
- a CDS encoding prepilin peptidase, with translation MIIPAAAVGLTLLYASMLDIRERRVPFRTWYPMLAIGLPFTVLFYALLIGEKGLVAALPLLIFSAFFSLVFFLFARFRLFGGADAWALIFLTVLVPLFPVVPILGVPPFPFLPLTALVNAVIVNLFTPIGILIFNLRNGNQAPFPYLLLGFPVEGDRISESYGFVMEEITAEGETLNRRFVGIGESLLDMVRGKGRVYTLDMRRRPDEYTRERELYKRAGRVWISYGVPFIVPIMFGFVSALIVGDFIFALLKIVMGG